One part of the Mesorhizobium sp. M4B.F.Ca.ET.058.02.1.1 genome encodes these proteins:
- a CDS encoding metalloregulator ArsR/SmtB family transcription factor: MHVSLDTMVDTLKAAAESSRLRILALLSRGDLTVSDLTEILGQSQPRVSRHLKLLLDAGLIGRYQEGSWAFFRLSDTDAARDFVLRLVSGIRGADPQVERDLERLAAVKRKRQDRAAEYFSENAASWDHIRSLHVPDRAVEAALLKLVGKRPFLSMLDLGTGTGRLLEIFSPLYRRGVGIDMSREMLTVARANLDKAGIANAQVRQGDIFAPPVERDAFDLVTIHQVLHYLDDPARAIREAARLLRPAGRLVIVDFAPHALEFLRDQHAHMRLGFSDRQIAEWFAEAGLALEDSQEFEPRGQAEARLTVKLWLGRDRRMLIADPSNDTLPAKAYQIGETA, from the coding sequence ATGCATGTTTCGCTCGACACGATGGTGGACACCCTCAAGGCAGCTGCCGAATCCAGCCGGCTGCGCATCCTCGCGCTCCTGTCGCGCGGCGACCTGACCGTTTCCGATCTTACCGAAATTCTCGGCCAGTCGCAGCCGCGCGTGTCGCGCCATCTGAAGCTGCTGCTGGATGCGGGACTGATCGGGCGCTACCAGGAGGGGTCGTGGGCCTTCTTCCGCTTGTCTGATACGGATGCCGCGCGCGATTTCGTGCTGAGGCTGGTTTCCGGCATCCGCGGCGCCGATCCGCAGGTCGAGCGGGACCTCGAGCGGCTGGCGGCGGTCAAGCGCAAGCGGCAGGACCGCGCCGCCGAATATTTCTCCGAGAATGCCGCGAGTTGGGATCACATCCGCTCGCTGCATGTGCCGGACCGCGCCGTCGAGGCAGCGCTGCTCAAGCTCGTCGGCAAGCGGCCGTTCCTGTCGATGCTCGACCTCGGCACCGGAACCGGCCGGCTGCTCGAGATATTTTCGCCGCTCTACCGGCGCGGCGTCGGCATCGACATGTCGCGCGAGATGCTGACTGTGGCTCGCGCCAATCTCGACAAGGCCGGCATTGCCAATGCGCAGGTGCGGCAGGGCGACATCTTCGCGCCGCCGGTCGAGCGCGACGCCTTTGATCTCGTCACCATCCACCAGGTGCTGCACTATCTCGACGATCCCGCCCGCGCCATCCGTGAGGCGGCCAGGCTGCTGCGCCCGGCTGGCCGGCTGGTGATCGTCGATTTCGCGCCGCATGCGCTGGAGTTCCTGCGCGATCAGCACGCGCATATGCGGCTCGGCTTTTCCGACCGGCAGATCGCAGAATGGTTCGCCGAGGCGGGCCTCGCGCTCGAGGACAGCCAGGAATTCGAGCCGCGCGGCCAGGCCGAGGCCAGGCTCACCGTCAAGCTGTGGCTCGGCCGCGACCGCCGCATGCTGATCGCCGACCCCTCAAACGACACACTACCGGCCAAAGCATACCAAATTGGGGAAACAGCCTGA
- the metF gene encoding methylenetetrahydrofolate reductase [NAD(P)H]: MNQFRFSRRPDIGDKVRVSFEFFPPKTDEMEARLWDTVTRLEPLKPKFVSVTYGAGGSTRERTARTVKRILNETTLTPAAHMTCVDAARDQVDAVVREFADMGVTRFVALRGDPAAGVGTAYRPHPDGYANGAELVGAMKSAGDFDISVSAYPEKHPESPDFATDFDMLKRKADNGATRAITQFFFDNDLYERYVERARRAGIYIPIVPGVLPVHNFTQVANFSARCGALVPAWLAERFEGLQNDPQTHALVASAVAAEQVLDLVERGVSDFHFYTMNRADLVFAICHMIGIRSHEAEATGSAAA, translated from the coding sequence ATGAACCAGTTCCGCTTTTCCCGCCGCCCCGATATTGGCGACAAGGTTCGGGTCTCGTTCGAGTTCTTCCCGCCGAAGACGGACGAGATGGAAGCCAGGCTGTGGGACACCGTCACCCGGCTGGAGCCGCTCAAGCCGAAATTCGTCTCGGTGACCTATGGCGCCGGCGGCTCGACGCGCGAGCGTACGGCCCGCACGGTCAAGCGCATCCTCAACGAGACGACGCTGACGCCTGCAGCGCACATGACCTGCGTCGACGCCGCGCGCGATCAGGTCGACGCCGTGGTGCGCGAATTCGCCGACATGGGCGTCACCCGCTTCGTCGCGCTCCGCGGCGATCCGGCCGCTGGCGTCGGCACCGCCTACAGGCCGCATCCGGACGGCTATGCCAATGGCGCGGAGCTGGTCGGCGCGATGAAGAGCGCCGGCGATTTCGACATCTCGGTCTCCGCCTACCCGGAAAAGCATCCGGAAAGCCCCGACTTCGCCACCGACTTCGACATGCTGAAGCGCAAGGCCGACAATGGCGCGACCCGCGCCATCACCCAGTTCTTCTTCGACAACGATCTCTACGAGCGCTATGTCGAGCGTGCGCGGCGGGCCGGCATCTACATTCCGATCGTGCCGGGCGTCCTGCCGGTGCACAATTTCACCCAGGTCGCCAATTTCTCGGCGCGCTGCGGCGCGCTGGTGCCGGCGTGGCTGGCCGAACGCTTCGAGGGATTGCAGAACGACCCGCAGACGCATGCGCTGGTGGCCTCCGCCGTGGCGGCCGAGCAGGTGCTGGACCTGGTCGAACGCGGCGTCAGCGACTTCCATTTCTACACAATGAACCGCGCCGACCTGGTCTTTGCCATCTGCCACATGATCGGCATCCGCTCGCATGAAGCGGAAGCGACGGGCTCGGCCGCGGCCTGA
- a CDS encoding DMT family transporter has translation MATAAATATARGPMTLADWGQLLLLGAIWGGSFFFARIAVSELSPLVLVLFRVAIAAAALQLYLAVRGPSFRLARPHAGLLFLLALANNVVPFSLIFAGQTELGAGIASVLNATTPFWTLVLANALTSDEKLSWNKLAGIALGIAGTAVMIGPGLLAGLGGPVWAKFALIGASLSYAIALMIARRFKGVPSPVIATGQLTASTIIMIPVVLLAHGPGGLFAASPPVWAAVLGLALLSTAFAYILYFNLVASAGATNASLVTLIVPVSAMLLGFLFLGERLELFEMGGMALIGLGLVTIDGRLFGQR, from the coding sequence ATGGCAACAGCAGCAGCCACCGCCACGGCTCGCGGCCCGATGACGCTTGCCGATTGGGGACAGCTGCTTTTGCTCGGCGCGATCTGGGGCGGGTCGTTCTTCTTCGCCCGCATCGCCGTCTCGGAACTTTCGCCCCTGGTGCTGGTGCTGTTTCGTGTCGCCATCGCGGCGGCAGCGCTCCAGCTCTATCTGGCGGTGCGCGGCCCTTCCTTCCGCCTCGCCCGCCCGCACGCAGGCCTGTTATTCCTGCTGGCGCTTGCCAACAATGTCGTCCCTTTCTCGCTGATCTTCGCCGGCCAGACAGAACTTGGCGCCGGTATCGCCTCGGTGCTCAACGCCACCACGCCGTTCTGGACCCTGGTCCTCGCCAATGCGCTGACATCTGACGAGAAACTGTCCTGGAACAAGCTTGCCGGCATTGCGCTCGGCATCGCCGGCACGGCGGTGATGATCGGTCCCGGCCTGCTTGCCGGGCTCGGCGGTCCGGTCTGGGCGAAATTCGCGCTGATCGGCGCCTCGCTGTCCTACGCTATCGCGCTGATGATCGCCCGCCGCTTCAAGGGCGTGCCATCGCCGGTCATCGCCACCGGACAATTGACCGCCTCGACCATCATCATGATCCCGGTCGTGCTCCTCGCCCATGGTCCAGGCGGTTTGTTTGCGGCCTCGCCACCTGTCTGGGCGGCGGTGCTGGGGCTGGCGCTGCTCTCCACCGCCTTCGCCTACATTCTCTATTTCAACCTTGTCGCCTCGGCCGGCGCCACCAACGCCTCGCTGGTCACGCTCATCGTGCCGGTTAGCGCCATGCTACTCGGTTTCCTGTTCCTGGGAGAGCGGCTCGAGCTGTTCGAAATGGGCGGCATGGCATTGATCGGGCTGGGCCTCGTCACCATCGATGGGCGCTTGTTCGGCCAACGCTGA
- a CDS encoding alanine racemase: MQRFENAREAALALRPDDPVYCFRPQVLRADALQFMGMFPGKTAYAVKTNGEQIVLKALAEAGVTAFDVASPGEFAAVRAVSPDAEMLYMHPIKAQSDIKLALEKYGIRVISLDHEDEITKLTRVVRALDIDPGAITVFVRIQTKGSAAYELSKKFGAGPANAVELAERLNRTGYKVGLCFHVGSQIEDPDTYERALASADWVRNRLTFDIAGLDVGGGFPAEYGHDPNRKQVEMPSLGQIMSRLSGDIKEYQFDQMPLVAEPGRVIVARCLSLIVRVLLRKGKRLYINDGIWASLSDSWTGKITLPARFIPDPAIRSRNGEEKNIVPFKVCGATCDSVDILSRPFWLPETVDTGDWIEIGHIGAYSLSLRTRFNGFFPDTFVEVTTPFDEGDAPQGFASLETMAD, translated from the coding sequence ATGCAGCGATTCGAGAATGCCCGCGAGGCGGCGCTGGCGCTTCGTCCGGACGATCCGGTCTATTGTTTTCGCCCGCAGGTGCTGAGGGCCGACGCCCTGCAGTTCATGGGCATGTTTCCCGGCAAGACGGCCTATGCAGTCAAGACCAATGGCGAGCAGATCGTGCTGAAGGCGCTGGCCGAGGCTGGCGTCACCGCTTTCGACGTGGCTTCGCCCGGCGAGTTCGCCGCCGTGCGCGCCGTCTCCCCCGATGCCGAGATGCTCTACATGCATCCGATCAAAGCGCAGTCTGACATCAAGCTGGCGCTGGAGAAATACGGCATCCGCGTCATCTCGCTCGACCATGAGGACGAGATCACCAAGCTGACCAGGGTGGTGCGGGCGCTCGACATCGATCCTGGCGCCATCACTGTCTTTGTGCGCATTCAGACAAAGGGATCGGCCGCCTACGAACTGTCGAAGAAGTTCGGCGCCGGGCCGGCCAATGCGGTGGAACTCGCCGAGCGGCTCAACCGCACCGGCTACAAGGTCGGGCTCTGCTTCCATGTCGGCAGCCAGATCGAGGACCCGGACACCTATGAGCGGGCGCTGGCCTCGGCAGACTGGGTGCGCAACCGACTGACCTTCGACATTGCCGGGCTCGATGTCGGTGGCGGCTTTCCGGCCGAGTATGGCCATGATCCCAACCGCAAGCAGGTCGAAATGCCATCGCTCGGCCAGATCATGTCGCGGCTGTCGGGCGACATCAAGGAATACCAGTTCGACCAGATGCCGCTGGTGGCGGAGCCCGGACGGGTGATCGTTGCGCGCTGCCTGTCGCTGATCGTGCGCGTGCTCTTGCGCAAGGGCAAGCGGCTCTACATCAATGACGGTATCTGGGCATCGTTGTCGGATTCATGGACGGGCAAGATCACGCTACCGGCGCGCTTCATCCCGGATCCGGCGATCCGTTCGCGCAACGGCGAAGAGAAGAACATCGTGCCGTTCAAGGTCTGCGGCGCGACCTGCGATTCCGTCGACATCCTGTCCAGACCATTCTGGCTGCCGGAAACGGTCGACACCGGCGACTGGATCGAGATCGGCCATATCGGGGCTTACTCATTGTCGCTGCGGACCCGCTTCAACGGCTTCTTCCCCGACACTTTCGTCGAGGTGACGACACCGTTCGACGAGGGCGATGCGCCGCAGGGTTTCGCGAGTTTGGAGACGATGGCGGATTGA
- a CDS encoding lytic murein transglycosylase: MRLRVDILAALFVGALAWPAAAQECGDDFNTWKQGVAAEAKAAGVGAVGLNALEQASLDDKVLARDRAQGVFTQTFTEFSNRMISAYRLKQGGANLKKYADVFARADQEFGVQAPVIAAFWALETDFGAVQGDFHTLSALVTLSHDCRRPQLFRPQLVPLLTLIDRGVLPADVTGAWAGEIGQTQILPTDYLARGVDGDGDGIVDLRHSVPDVIMTTANKVLSRGWKRDQPWIEEVRAPDDMPWDQTGRTNKLPLPQWAAWGVTNPDGTPLIDNGLKAGLALPMGRKGPAFLTYDNFDVYLEWNQSFTYALTAANLAARLAGAPQLDPRDPEPGLSGDQMKALQTKLEAKGYDVGTVDGILGTNTREAIRKEQMRLGLPVDGWPTPELLARL, from the coding sequence ATGCGATTGCGTGTTGACATCTTGGCGGCGCTGTTTGTCGGCGCTCTTGCCTGGCCGGCGGCGGCGCAGGAGTGCGGAGACGATTTCAACACCTGGAAACAGGGCGTGGCGGCGGAAGCCAAGGCGGCCGGCGTCGGCGCCGTCGGCCTGAACGCGCTGGAACAGGCGAGCCTCGACGACAAGGTCCTGGCTCGTGACCGCGCCCAGGGCGTCTTCACCCAGACCTTCACCGAATTCTCCAACCGTATGATCTCGGCTTACCGCCTGAAGCAGGGCGGAGCCAATCTGAAGAAATACGCCGACGTCTTCGCCCGCGCCGACCAGGAATTCGGCGTCCAGGCGCCCGTCATCGCCGCCTTCTGGGCGCTCGAGACCGATTTCGGCGCCGTCCAGGGCGATTTCCACACGCTGAGCGCGCTGGTGACGCTCTCGCATGACTGCCGCCGCCCGCAGCTTTTCCGCCCCCAGCTCGTGCCGTTATTGACGCTGATCGATCGCGGCGTCCTGCCTGCCGACGTGACCGGCGCCTGGGCAGGTGAGATCGGCCAGACGCAGATCCTGCCGACCGACTACCTTGCCCGCGGCGTCGACGGCGACGGCGACGGCATCGTCGACCTGCGTCACAGCGTGCCGGACGTGATCATGACCACGGCCAACAAGGTGCTGTCGCGCGGCTGGAAGCGCGACCAGCCCTGGATCGAGGAAGTCCGGGCGCCCGACGACATGCCCTGGGACCAGACCGGCCGCACCAACAAGCTGCCTTTGCCGCAATGGGCCGCCTGGGGCGTCACCAACCCGGACGGCACGCCGCTCATCGACAACGGCCTCAAGGCCGGACTGGCGCTGCCGATGGGCCGCAAGGGACCGGCCTTCCTCACCTACGACAATTTCGACGTCTATCTCGAATGGAACCAGTCCTTCACCTACGCGCTGACCGCGGCCAACCTTGCCGCCCGGCTGGCGGGCGCCCCACAACTCGATCCACGCGATCCCGAACCCGGCCTCAGCGGCGATCAGATGAAGGCGCTGCAGACGAAGCTCGAAGCCAAAGGCTACGATGTCGGCACAGTCGACGGCATCCTCGGCACCAACACCCGCGAGGCAATCCGCAAGGAACAGATGCGGCTTGGCCTCCCGGTGGACGGTTGGCCCACGCCGGAGCTTTTGGCGAGGCTGTAG
- a CDS encoding GH25 family lysozyme: MRRLAALIMLTLLGACSTVDDLTPVMSSSSPMVAVRAPRFEDSKPHEWDSGAPWSYAIHGTDVSKYQTSVDWPAAKASGISFAFIKATEGGDRFDDYFNEHWARTRAVGIPRAAYHFFYFCTPAATQARWFIANVPKDRSAMPPVLDMEWNPKSPTCRLRPDPATVRAEMTTFLEIVERHYGKKPIIYTSIDFFDDNGLATFRGYPYWLRSVAGHPRQKYGSHPFTFWQYTGTGIVPGMTGKSDINVFNGSEVAWNKWLRQNTR, translated from the coding sequence ATGCGCCGTCTTGCGGCTCTCATCATGCTGACGCTGCTGGGCGCCTGCTCGACCGTTGACGACCTGACGCCGGTGATGTCCTCCAGCAGCCCGATGGTTGCGGTGCGCGCACCGCGCTTCGAGGATTCCAAGCCGCATGAGTGGGACAGCGGTGCGCCGTGGAGCTATGCCATCCACGGTACCGACGTCTCGAAATACCAGACATCGGTGGACTGGCCGGCAGCCAAGGCGAGCGGCATTTCCTTCGCCTTCATCAAGGCGACCGAGGGCGGCGACCGCTTCGACGACTATTTCAACGAGCACTGGGCGCGCACGAGAGCCGTGGGAATTCCGCGCGCGGCCTATCATTTCTTCTATTTCTGCACACCCGCCGCCACGCAGGCGCGCTGGTTCATCGCCAACGTCCCCAAAGACCGTTCGGCGATGCCGCCGGTGCTCGATATGGAATGGAACCCGAAATCGCCGACGTGCCGGCTGCGGCCCGACCCGGCCACGGTGCGCGCGGAGATGACCACTTTCCTCGAAATCGTCGAGCGGCACTACGGCAAGAAGCCGATCATCTACACCTCGATCGACTTCTTCGACGACAACGGCCTCGCGACCTTCCGCGGCTATCCCTATTGGCTGCGCTCGGTCGCTGGCCACCCTCGCCAGAAGTATGGCAGCCACCCCTTCACCTTCTGGCAATATACCGGAACCGGCATCGTTCCGGGCATGACCGGCAAATCCGACATCAACGTTTTCAACGGCTCGGAAGTCGCCTGGAACAAGTGGCTGCGGCAGAACACCCGTTGA
- a CDS encoding serine hydrolase, producing the protein MRIVVKIVKWLLGLVVLAIAALVAWLYVAPPELIRVGSGYSAKIVCSNVFIAGRDANQVLAVDVQAPGHPLLRLMRVSVDKERGMVSAGLFGVLGKSVAVARDGLGCATVPDGNTGKARQTAIYAGPAATRQDALWPEGERVDASQNPEIAKIVDDAAMAGAGMRAVVVVKNGHIVAERYGEGFSAKTPLLGWSMTKTVNAAIVGTLVKDGKMAIDNKGLFAPWKADGRAAISLADLMAMSSGLEFNEDYGDVADVTRMLYLEPDMAGFAEAKPLTGEVGKVFSYSSGTAVMLSRLWQDAVGDKAKALTWPRKALFEPLGMHSAVLETDEQGSFVGSSYLYATAHDWARFGQFLLQGGVWNGNQLLPAGFVDWMREPAAASKVYGKGQVWIEGPGDEENPGAGVAAGLPKDTYWMEGHDGQTVAIIPSEQLVVVRLGLTPAKLNYRPQVMVGALVKALH; encoded by the coding sequence ATGCGGATCGTCGTCAAGATCGTCAAATGGTTGCTCGGCCTGGTCGTGCTGGCGATAGCAGCGTTGGTCGCCTGGCTCTATGTCGCGCCGCCCGAACTGATCCGCGTCGGTTCCGGCTATTCGGCCAAGATCGTGTGCTCGAACGTTTTCATCGCCGGGCGCGACGCCAACCAGGTGCTCGCCGTCGATGTCCAGGCGCCGGGCCATCCGCTGCTCAGGCTGATGAGAGTGTCGGTGGACAAGGAACGCGGCATGGTCTCGGCAGGCCTGTTCGGCGTGCTCGGCAAAAGCGTGGCCGTCGCGCGCGACGGGCTAGGCTGCGCTACCGTTCCGGACGGCAACACCGGCAAGGCGAGGCAGACGGCGATCTACGCCGGGCCGGCCGCCACCAGGCAGGATGCGCTGTGGCCGGAGGGTGAGCGAGTGGACGCCTCGCAGAATCCAGAAATCGCGAAGATCGTCGACGACGCGGCCATGGCCGGCGCCGGCATGCGCGCCGTGGTGGTGGTGAAGAACGGCCACATCGTCGCCGAGCGCTATGGCGAGGGCTTTTCTGCAAAGACGCCGCTGCTCGGCTGGTCGATGACCAAGACGGTGAATGCCGCGATCGTCGGCACGCTGGTCAAGGACGGCAAGATGGCGATCGACAACAAGGGCCTGTTCGCGCCCTGGAAGGCGGATGGGCGCGCCGCGATCAGCCTTGCCGACCTGATGGCGATGTCGAGCGGGCTGGAGTTCAACGAGGATTACGGCGACGTCGCCGATGTGACGCGCATGCTCTATCTCGAACCCGACATGGCCGGCTTCGCCGAAGCCAAGCCCCTGACCGGCGAGGTGGGCAAGGTGTTTTCCTATTCGAGCGGCACGGCGGTGATGCTGTCGCGGCTGTGGCAGGACGCCGTCGGCGACAAGGCGAAGGCGCTAACCTGGCCGCGAAAGGCGCTGTTCGAGCCCCTTGGCATGCACAGCGCCGTGCTCGAGACCGACGAGCAGGGCAGCTTTGTCGGCTCGTCCTATCTCTACGCCACGGCGCATGACTGGGCGCGCTTCGGCCAGTTCCTGCTGCAGGGCGGGGTCTGGAACGGCAATCAGCTCCTGCCCGCCGGCTTCGTCGACTGGATGCGGGAGCCGGCGGCGGCCTCGAAGGTCTACGGCAAAGGCCAGGTATGGATCGAAGGGCCGGGCGATGAGGAGAACCCTGGCGCCGGCGTCGCGGCCGGCCTGCCCAAGGACACCTATTGGATGGAGGGGCATGACGGCCAGACGGTCGCCATCATCCCGTCGGAGCAGTTGGTGGTGGTGCGGCTTGGACTGACGCCGGCCAAGCTCAACTACCGCCCGCAGGTGATGGTTGGCGCGCTGGTGAAGGCGCTTCACTGA
- a CDS encoding class I SAM-dependent methyltransferase yields the protein MSTTELPASHAELMDGVYRWQRHIYDLTRKYYLLGRDRLISGLEVPPGGTVLELGCGTGRNIILAARRYPEARFFGLDISAEMLETAAAAIARENRSGRVTLALGDATNFDAGTLYDVARFDRIFVSYSLSMIPGWEKTVSAALAALAPGGSLHVVDFGQQEGLPRWFRALLRGWLKKFHVAPRESLREVLESESERTGATFHFRTLYRGYAWLGVIGAAR from the coding sequence ATGAGCACCACCGAACTGCCCGCCAGCCATGCCGAGCTGATGGACGGCGTCTATCGCTGGCAGCGCCACATCTACGATCTCACCCGCAAATACTATCTGCTCGGCCGCGACCGCCTGATATCAGGACTGGAGGTGCCCCCGGGCGGAACCGTGCTCGAGCTCGGCTGCGGCACCGGCCGCAACATCATCCTCGCCGCCCGCCGCTATCCCGAGGCGCGCTTCTTCGGCCTCGATATCTCGGCGGAAATGCTGGAGACGGCGGCAGCAGCCATCGCCCGCGAAAACCGGTCCGGCCGCGTCACTCTGGCGCTCGGCGACGCCACCAATTTCGACGCTGGCACGCTCTACGACGTCGCGCGTTTCGACCGCATCTTCGTGTCCTACTCGTTGTCGATGATCCCGGGCTGGGAAAAAACGGTTTCAGCGGCACTCGCCGCGCTGGCGCCAGGCGGCTCCCTGCATGTCGTCGATTTCGGTCAGCAGGAGGGCCTGCCGCGCTGGTTCCGGGCGCTGCTGCGCGGCTGGCTCAAAAAATTCCACGTCGCGCCGCGTGAATCGCTGCGCGAGGTTTTGGAATCAGAATCCGAGCGAACCGGCGCAACCTTCCATTTCAGAACGCTTTATCGCGGCTACGCTTGGCTCGGCGTGATCGGCGCAGCCAGGTAG
- a CDS encoding DUF3419 family protein, with translation MTLRYPLAPTQTGNQLAMTDVSGDLVFRRGKEVGKAVYQNRPLSKAGMSERLFAFLFSGLVYPQIWEDPDVDMEAMELGAGHRIVTIASGGCNILAYLTRSPERIDAVDLNAAHIALNRMKLEAVRRLPSQGDLFRFFGAADTSHNSEAYDRFIAPHLDPVSRHYWERRNWRGRRRIEVFDRNFYQTGLLGLFIAMGHRVGKFFGVDPAGIMQASNIGEQRRFFNEELAPVFEKPLLKWATSRKASLFGLGIPPAQYDSLITSGDGTMASVLKARLEKLACDFPLNTNYFAWQAFARRYPEPGEAALPAYLEKRNYKVIRDNIDRVAINHTNLIEFLAGKDAGAVDRFILLDAQDWMTDDQLNALWAEITRTASAGARVIFRTAAEPSLLPGRVSNSLLDQWSYEAEASRDFSARDRSAIYGGFHLYVKR, from the coding sequence ATGACGCTGCGCTACCCGCTTGCGCCAACACAAACGGGGAATCAACTTGCCATGACGGACGTTTCCGGAGATCTGGTTTTTCGTCGCGGCAAGGAAGTTGGAAAAGCCGTCTACCAGAATCGCCCGCTGTCGAAGGCCGGCATGTCGGAGCGGCTCTTCGCCTTCCTGTTTTCCGGCCTCGTCTATCCGCAGATCTGGGAAGACCCCGATGTCGACATGGAGGCCATGGAGCTTGGCGCCGGCCACCGCATCGTCACCATCGCGTCGGGCGGCTGCAACATCCTCGCCTACCTCACCCGTTCGCCCGAACGGATTGATGCCGTCGACCTCAACGCCGCCCATATCGCGCTGAACCGCATGAAGCTCGAGGCGGTGCGCCGCCTGCCGTCGCAGGGCGACCTGTTCCGCTTCTTCGGCGCCGCCGACACCAGCCACAATTCGGAAGCCTACGACCGCTTCATCGCGCCGCATCTCGATCCGGTCAGCCGCCACTACTGGGAGCGCCGCAACTGGCGCGGTCGCCGGCGCATCGAGGTCTTCGACCGTAATTTCTACCAGACCGGCCTGCTCGGCCTGTTCATCGCCATGGGCCATCGCGTCGGCAAGTTCTTTGGCGTCGACCCCGCCGGCATCATGCAGGCCAGCAACATCGGCGAGCAGCGCCGCTTCTTCAACGAGGAGCTGGCGCCGGTCTTCGAAAAGCCGCTGCTGAAATGGGCGACGTCGCGCAAGGCTTCGCTATTCGGTCTCGGCATTCCACCGGCGCAGTACGATTCGCTGATCACCTCGGGCGACGGCACGATGGCGAGCGTGCTCAAGGCCAGGTTGGAAAAGCTCGCCTGCGATTTCCCGCTGAACACCAACTATTTCGCCTGGCAGGCCTTTGCCCGCCGCTATCCCGAGCCCGGCGAGGCAGCACTCCCCGCCTATCTGGAGAAGCGGAATTACAAGGTGATCCGCGACAACATCGACCGCGTCGCCATCAACCACACCAACCTGATCGAGTTCCTCGCCGGCAAGGATGCGGGCGCGGTCGACCGCTTCATCCTGCTCGACGCGCAGGACTGGATGACCGACGACCAGCTCAACGCGCTGTGGGCCGAGATCACCCGCACGGCATCGGCCGGCGCCCGCGTCATCTTCCGCACGGCGGCCGAGCCCAGCCTGCTGCCCGGTCGCGTCTCCAACTCGCTGCTTGACCAGTGGAGCTACGAGGCCGAGGCCTCGCGCGACTTCTCCGCGCGCGACCGTTCGGCCATCTATGGCGGCTTCCACCTCTATGTGAAGCGCTGA